The following proteins come from a genomic window of Sulfitobacter indolifex:
- a CDS encoding branched-chain amino acid ABC transporter permease, translating to MGQFVQFAINGLMAGAIYALIAVGIVSVYKATKVVNFAHGYLIMFGAYFYFTFAVIVPGQPWAPAWLASWQPGWMVEMRGELPMFSPVAAVLDWVANLPRIVLGLLGALICNAILGRIIERVLMRPLMGQSIFAMIMVTVGLISILSGAAQLIWTADAASVPYIAPNMPIRFELFGTMIFLFGTDLVNMFVALLLFGGIVAFVKFTKGGIAIRATAEDQSTAYSMGISVPKVFSRAWVLASTTGAIAGAILATRNGISPSLGLFGFSVLAIVLMGGLDSYVGVLIAAMVVGVLEAMTQWKMGGGWAEIVPYVTVLVVLVWRPHGLMGQKEVERI from the coding sequence ATGGGGCAGTTTGTTCAATTTGCGATCAACGGGCTGATGGCAGGGGCGATATATGCGCTGATCGCCGTCGGGATCGTCAGCGTTTACAAGGCCACAAAGGTGGTCAACTTCGCCCACGGCTACCTAATCATGTTCGGGGCCTATTTCTATTTCACCTTCGCGGTGATTGTGCCGGGTCAACCTTGGGCGCCTGCTTGGCTGGCCTCCTGGCAACCGGGCTGGATGGTCGAGATGCGGGGCGAATTGCCGATGTTTTCGCCCGTGGCAGCGGTTCTGGACTGGGTGGCGAACCTGCCGCGTATCGTGTTGGGATTGTTGGGTGCGTTGATCTGCAACGCCATTCTGGGGCGGATCATTGAACGGGTGCTCATGCGACCGCTGATGGGCCAGTCGATCTTTGCGATGATTATGGTGACGGTGGGGCTGATCTCGATCCTCTCGGGTGCTGCACAGTTGATCTGGACGGCGGATGCGGCGAGCGTGCCCTATATCGCGCCCAATATGCCGATCCGGTTTGAACTTTTTGGGACGATGATCTTCCTCTTTGGGACCGACTTGGTGAACATGTTTGTGGCACTGCTGCTGTTCGGCGGCATTGTGGCTTTTGTGAAATTCACCAAGGGCGGCATCGCCATTCGCGCCACGGCAGAGGATCAGTCGACCGCCTATTCGATGGGCATTTCGGTGCCCAAAGTCTTCTCGCGGGCGTGGGTCTTGGCCAGTACGACAGGCGCTATCGCCGGGGCGATTTTGGCCACGCGCAACGGCATTTCCCCCAGCCTCGGGCTTTTCGGCTTCTCGGTGCTGGCGATCGTGTTGATGGGCGGGCTTGATAGCTATGTGGGCGTGCTGATCGCGGCGATGGTTGTCGGCGTGCTTGAGGCGATGACCCAGTGGAAGATGGGCGGCGGCTGGGCCGAGATCGTGCCTTATGTCACCGTGCTGGTGGTGCTGGTTTGGCGGCCACATGGGTTAATGGGCCAAAAAGAGGTTGAGCGGATATGA
- a CDS encoding ABC transporter ATP-binding protein, whose translation MSRAPREGPQLSPHGSGRLLKIEDLHLSFGGIKALQGVNFEAGAGEITGVIGPNGAGKTSLFNAISGFYKPDRGRVSFEGEDITTLSPDKRAGLGLARTFQNIALFRGMTVLDNIKLGGHTRLNTNVWQALRYFGAAQKAELELRREIEEQVIDFLEIDHIRKYPITMLPYGLQKRVELGRALAMRPKVLLLDEPVAGMNREETADMARFILDVQEQFGTTILLVEHDMHMVMDICSRIVVLNFGQQIASGTPEEVSKDPAVIEAYLGAAA comes from the coding sequence ATGTCACGCGCCCCTCGCGAGGGGCCGCAGCTGTCGCCGCATGGGAGTGGGCGATTGCTGAAGATTGAGGATTTGCATCTGTCCTTTGGCGGCATCAAGGCGCTGCAAGGGGTGAATTTCGAAGCCGGGGCCGGAGAGATCACCGGTGTCATTGGCCCCAACGGCGCGGGCAAGACCTCGCTTTTCAACGCGATTTCAGGGTTTTACAAACCTGACCGGGGGCGTGTTTCCTTCGAGGGAGAGGATATCACCACGCTCAGCCCCGACAAACGGGCGGGTCTTGGGCTGGCGCGGACTTTCCAGAATATCGCGCTGTTTCGTGGCATGACCGTGCTTGATAACATCAAGCTGGGCGGCCACACGCGGCTCAATACCAACGTCTGGCAAGCGCTCCGTTATTTCGGCGCCGCGCAGAAAGCCGAGTTAGAGCTGCGCCGCGAGATCGAAGAACAGGTGATCGACTTTCTTGAGATCGACCACATCCGCAAATACCCGATCACCATGCTGCCCTACGGCTTGCAAAAACGGGTTGAGCTGGGCCGGGCGCTGGCGATGCGGCCGAAGGTTTTGCTGCTGGATGAGCCTGTGGCGGGGATGAACCGCGAAGAAACAGCGGATATGGCGCGGTTTATCCTCGACGTGCAGGAGCAGTTCGGCACCACGATCCTACTGGTCGAACATGACATGCATATGGTGATGGATATCTGCTCACGCATCGTGGTGCTGAACTTCGGCCAGCAGATCGCCAGCGGCACGCCGGAAGAGGTTTCCAAAGACCCCGCAGTGATCGAAGCCTATCTGGGGGCCGCAGCATGA
- the hisG gene encoding ATP phosphoribosyltransferase, with protein sequence MTLKLGVPSKGRLMEKTFEWFGARGVRLQRTGSDREYAGKVEGIEDVSLVLLSAGEIPRELSAGRIHLGVTGTDLVQEKLALWDQLVEPLEELNFGHADLIIAVPQAWVDVDTLDDLDAAAAAFRAEHGFRLRIATKYHRLVREFLRTHGVADYALVDSQGATEGTVLNETAEAIADITSSGETLRANHLKILSDGLILQSQATLWRSRMAPLEDHSRKALKTLIAQLT encoded by the coding sequence ATGACGCTGAAACTTGGCGTGCCGTCCAAGGGGCGGCTGATGGAAAAGACCTTTGAATGGTTCGGCGCGCGGGGCGTGCGCCTGCAGCGCACCGGGTCTGACCGCGAATATGCGGGCAAGGTCGAAGGGATTGAGGATGTCTCTCTGGTGTTGCTCTCAGCCGGGGAAATCCCGCGCGAGCTTTCGGCGGGGCGCATCCACCTTGGCGTGACCGGCACCGATCTAGTGCAGGAGAAACTGGCGCTTTGGGATCAATTGGTTGAGCCGCTGGAAGAGTTGAACTTTGGCCATGCCGATCTGATCATCGCCGTGCCCCAGGCGTGGGTCGATGTCGATACGCTGGATGATCTGGATGCCGCGGCTGCTGCTTTCCGCGCCGAACATGGTTTCCGTCTGCGGATTGCGACCAAGTATCACCGGCTGGTGCGGGAATTCCTGCGCACCCATGGGGTTGCCGACTATGCGCTGGTCGACAGCCAAGGCGCGACCGAAGGCACGGTGCTGAATGAAACCGCCGAGGCGATTGCCGATATCACCTCCAGCGGTGAGACCCTGCGCGCCAATCACCTGAAGATCCTCAGCGACGGATTGATCTTGCAGTCGCAGGCGACGCTCTGGCGCTCACGCATGGCACCGTTGGAGGATCACAGCCGCAAAGCGCTGAAAACCCTGATCGCCCAACTGACCTGA
- a CDS encoding ATP phosphoribosyltransferase regulatory subunit — protein sequence MPTRSETLARAASLRAIFDAQGAVLVEPPILQPADTLLDLYGEDIRARAYVTSDALRGEQMLRPDFTVPVVQMHMAHGAEPARYTYSGEVFRRQEHDPNRANEYIQVGFEVFDRVDPAAADAEVFALIAEAMHGLPVRPVTGDIGVLMAAVQGLGTSPARKQALMRHIWRPRRFRALLDRYAGRTPVPAGRKALLANADAVCDAPKVGLRSQAEIEARVAALREDATTAPISAQQVDLFEALLEIKETLPNALSRLRDLAVDMPAIGDAVARVAARAEAMRARGIDTDALLFEASHGRSSMEYYDGFVFAFKANARPDLPNIASGGRYDALTRRLGQGDEIPAVGGVMRPGLMLELEAGQ from the coding sequence ATGCCCACACGTTCCGAAACGCTGGCGCGTGCCGCGTCCCTGCGCGCGATTTTCGACGCGCAGGGCGCCGTGCTGGTTGAACCGCCGATCCTACAACCGGCCGACACGCTGCTGGACCTCTACGGCGAGGACATCCGCGCGCGGGCCTATGTGACATCGGATGCCCTGCGCGGAGAGCAGATGCTGCGCCCCGACTTCACGGTGCCGGTGGTGCAGATGCATATGGCCCATGGGGCCGAGCCTGCACGCTACACCTATTCGGGAGAGGTCTTTCGGCGGCAAGAGCATGATCCGAACCGCGCCAACGAATATATCCAAGTGGGGTTTGAGGTCTTTGACCGTGTCGACCCGGCGGCGGCCGATGCCGAGGTTTTCGCCCTGATTGCCGAGGCGATGCACGGTCTGCCGGTGCGCCCCGTGACGGGCGATATCGGCGTGTTGATGGCGGCAGTGCAGGGGCTTGGCACCTCGCCCGCGCGTAAACAGGCGTTGATGCGGCACATCTGGCGCCCGCGTCGGTTCCGCGCATTGCTTGACCGCTATGCCGGGCGCACGCCGGTGCCTGCTGGGCGCAAGGCGCTGCTCGCCAATGCCGACGCGGTTTGCGATGCCCCCAAGGTCGGTCTGCGGTCGCAGGCAGAGATCGAAGCGCGTGTTGCGGCGCTGCGTGAAGATGCCACAACAGCCCCGATTTCCGCCCAGCAGGTCGACCTGTTTGAGGCGCTGCTAGAGATTAAAGAAACCCTGCCCAACGCACTCAGCCGTCTGCGTGATCTGGCCGTCGACATGCCTGCCATCGGCGATGCTGTGGCCCGCGTTGCCGCCCGCGCCGAAGCGATGCGCGCGCGCGGGATCGACACCGATGCGCTGTTGTTCGAGGCCAGCCATGGCCGGTCGTCAATGGAATATTACGACGGTTTTGTCTTTGCCTTTAAGGCCAATGCGCGCCCCGATCTGCCGAATATCGCCAGCGGCGGCCGCTATGACGCGCTGACCCGACGATTGGGGCAGGGCGATGAAATCCCGGCGGTGGGCGGTGTGATGCGCCCCGGTCTGATGCTGGAACTGGAGGCCGGGCAATGA
- the hisS gene encoding histidine--tRNA ligase, which yields MAKPKKTPRPKAQTPKGFRDYFGTEVTHRAEMLSKIAAVYHRYGFDALESSGVETVEALGKFLPDVDRPNEGVFAWQEDSEGDKPGDWLALRYDLTAPLARVYAQHRNDLPMPYRRYAMGPVWRNEKPGPGRFRQFYQCDADTVGAPSVAADAEICAMLADCLEEVGIARGDYVVRVNNRKVLNGVLEVAGLAGDDKDTERGIVLRAIDKLDRLGPEGVRALLGEGRKDDSGDFTKGAGLEDAQADVVMGFMQAKRDSGAETVARLRELVAGSDVGVQGVDELELISDLLAAGGYGPDRVEIDPSVVRGLGYYTGPVFEAELTFEIKDEKGRARNFGSVAGGGRYDDLVKRFTGQEVPATGVSIGVDRLLAALAAKGRLASEATGPVVVTVMDRDRMADYQAMVAELRQAGIRAEVYLGNPKNFGNQMKYADKRQSPVVVIEGGDEQDRGVVQIKDMVLGAQMAQDASHDEWKERKNQYEVKRSDLIKAVRDILDRTS from the coding sequence ATGGCAAAGCCCAAGAAAACCCCACGTCCCAAGGCGCAGACCCCGAAGGGGTTCCGCGATTATTTCGGGACCGAGGTGACCCATCGGGCCGAGATGCTCAGCAAGATCGCCGCCGTTTATCACCGCTATGGGTTCGACGCGCTGGAAAGCTCGGGCGTTGAGACGGTTGAGGCGCTTGGCAAATTCCTCCCCGATGTGGACCGCCCGAATGAGGGTGTCTTTGCGTGGCAGGAAGATTCCGAAGGCGACAAGCCCGGCGATTGGCTGGCGCTGCGCTATGATCTGACGGCCCCCTTGGCGCGGGTCTATGCTCAGCACCGTAATGATCTGCCGATGCCCTACCGCCGTTATGCGATGGGGCCGGTTTGGCGCAATGAAAAGCCGGGGCCGGGGCGGTTTCGTCAGTTTTACCAGTGTGATGCGGATACCGTGGGCGCGCCATCTGTGGCGGCAGACGCCGAGATCTGCGCGATGCTGGCCGATTGCCTCGAAGAAGTGGGGATCGCGCGCGGCGACTATGTCGTGCGGGTCAACAACCGCAAGGTGTTGAACGGAGTGCTGGAGGTTGCGGGCCTTGCCGGTGACGACAAAGATACCGAGCGTGGCATCGTGCTGCGGGCCATCGACAAGTTGGACCGGCTGGGGCCAGAGGGCGTGCGCGCGCTGCTGGGCGAAGGCCGCAAAGACGACAGCGGCGATTTCACCAAGGGCGCCGGGCTGGAAGATGCGCAGGCCGATGTGGTCATGGGCTTCATGCAGGCCAAACGCGACAGCGGTGCCGAGACTGTCGCGCGGCTGCGTGAGTTGGTGGCAGGCTCCGATGTCGGTGTGCAGGGCGTGGATGAGCTTGAGCTGATCTCTGACCTTTTGGCAGCGGGCGGCTATGGCCCTGATCGGGTTGAGATCGACCCGTCGGTCGTACGCGGCCTTGGCTATTACACCGGGCCGGTGTTTGAGGCCGAACTCACCTTCGAGATCAAAGACGAAAAGGGCCGCGCGCGGAACTTCGGCTCGGTCGCGGGCGGCGGGCGCTATGATGATTTGGTCAAGCGTTTCACCGGGCAGGAAGTGCCTGCGACGGGCGTCTCGATCGGGGTGGACCGCTTGTTGGCCGCGCTGGCGGCCAAGGGGCGTTTGGCGTCGGAAGCCACTGGCCCCGTCGTCGTCACCGTGATGGACCGGGATCGCATGGCCGATTATCAGGCGATGGTCGCCGAGTTGCGGCAGGCGGGGATCCGGGCGGAGGTTTACCTCGGCAATCCGAAGAACTTCGGCAACCAGATGAAATACGCTGATAAACGGCAAAGCCCGGTCGTCGTTATTGAAGGCGGTGACGAGCAGGACCGCGGTGTGGTGCAGATCAAGGACATGGTGCTCGGCGCGCAGATGGCGCAGGACGCGAGCCATGATGAGTGGAAAGAGCGCAAGAACCAATACGAGGTGAAGCGTAGTGATCTAATCAAGGCGGTCCGCGATATTCTGGATCGGACAAGCTGA
- a CDS encoding SlyX family protein encodes MNQLEEQIAHLTRAVDDMSEIVTRQEDEIVTLNRRVHMLMQREGERDASGGGAVVMGDERPPHY; translated from the coding sequence ATCAACCAACTCGAAGAGCAGATCGCCCATCTGACCCGCGCGGTCGACGATATGTCAGAGATCGTCACCCGTCAGGAGGATGAGATCGTCACTCTGAACCGCCGCGTGCATATGTTGATGCAGCGCGAAGGGGAGCGGGATGCCTCGGGCGGTGGCGCTGTCGTCATGGGCGATGAGCGGCCCCCGCACTACTAA
- the dnaE gene encoding DNA polymerase III subunit alpha, protein MSNDPRFIHLRSHSEYSLLEGALRLKKLPGMCRDAGMPALALTDSNNMFAALEFSVAMAGAGVQPIIGCQVDVAYVEVQPGEKPRPPAPVVLLAQSELGYENLMKLNSCLYLDKGGAVAEVTLDELEALSADIICLTGGPMGPVGMLLQGGQRPAAETLMARLKAAFGDRLYVELQRHPVDGGQPEPERLTERGFVEMAYAMDIPLVATNDVYFPKPDMYEAHDALICISEGAYVDQQQPRRRLTAQHYFKSQAEMATLFADLPEALSNTVEIAKRCAFMAYRRDPILPKFADDEVAELRRMANEGLKARLAVIPHAVSVEDYQKRLDFELGIIEGMGFPGYFLIVADFIQWAKDNNIPVGPGRGSGAGSLVAYALTVTDLDPLRYSLLFERFLNPERVSMPDFDIDFCMDRREEVIRYVQEKYGRDKVGQIITFGALLSKAAVRDIGRVLQMPYGQVDRLSKMIPVEGVKPVSIEKALADEPRLREEAKNEEVVARLLNYGQQVEGLLRNASTHAAGVVIGDRPLDQLVPLYQDPRSDMPATQFNMKWVEQAGLVKFDFLGLKTLTVIQNAVDQIKAGGRHLHIAADGTEIYQPPEGHIDDIATIPLDDKATYKLYSSAKTVAVFQVESSGMMDALKRMKPTCIEDIVALVALYRPGPMENIPTYCEVKNGQRELESVHPSIDYILEETQGIIVYQEQVMQIAQVMAGYSLGGADLLRRAMGKKIAEEMAKERPKFEKGAMANGVDKKKAAEVFDLLEKFANYGFNKSHAAAYAVVSYQTAWLKANHPVEFMAGVMNCDIHLTDKLAVYFEEVRKRLELPWVPPCVNRSDASFKVVDGALVYALGALKNVGLEAMRLVTEGRKVEGVDKPFATLYDLARRVDLKRVGKRPLEMLVRSGAFDQLDSNRRRVFQSLDGLVSYSAAIHEQKASNQVSLFGEAGDDLPEPRMLPCDDWQSAERLAEEFKAVGFYLSGHPLDDYMVPLRRKWARETGLPFLTLDELTEKVSTRGAMNARLAGVVAGRQERKSARGNRFAFAQLSDTTGGYEVTLFSDTLELAREHLEVGSKIVITVEATMESDQLKLLGRSVAPIDAAVADAGSMGLRVFIDGPGAIQAVADVLDGARQAVKAAGKGPVQFCLMDPSLPGEVEVDLGREFPVTPQIKGAIRSLDGVMEVEEI, encoded by the coding sequence ATGTCCAATGATCCCCGATTCATTCACCTGCGCAGCCACTCCGAGTATTCCTTGCTGGAGGGCGCGCTGCGGCTGAAAAAGCTGCCCGGCATGTGCCGCGATGCGGGTATGCCCGCGCTGGCGCTGACCGATAGCAACAACATGTTTGCCGCGCTTGAGTTTTCTGTCGCCATGGCCGGTGCCGGCGTGCAGCCAATCATCGGCTGTCAGGTCGATGTGGCCTATGTCGAGGTGCAGCCGGGTGAAAAGCCACGCCCGCCCGCGCCGGTGGTTCTGCTGGCGCAGAGCGAATTGGGCTATGAGAACCTGATGAAGCTGAACTCTTGCCTCTACCTCGACAAGGGCGGGGCGGTGGCCGAGGTGACACTGGACGAGTTGGAAGCGCTGAGCGCGGATATTATCTGCCTGACTGGGGGCCCGATGGGGCCGGTAGGGATGCTGCTGCAAGGTGGACAGCGCCCGGCGGCTGAGACGTTGATGGCGCGGTTGAAAGCTGCCTTTGGCGATCGCCTTTATGTCGAGTTGCAGCGCCACCCCGTTGACGGTGGCCAGCCTGAGCCTGAACGGCTGACCGAGCGTGGCTTTGTCGAGATGGCCTATGCGATGGATATTCCGCTGGTCGCGACGAATGATGTCTATTTCCCCAAGCCGGACATGTATGAGGCGCATGACGCGCTGATCTGTATCTCGGAAGGCGCGTATGTTGACCAGCAGCAGCCACGCCGCCGTCTGACCGCGCAGCATTACTTCAAATCGCAGGCCGAGATGGCCACGCTCTTCGCCGATCTGCCCGAAGCGCTGAGCAACACGGTCGAGATCGCCAAGCGCTGCGCCTTCATGGCCTACCGCCGGGACCCGATCCTGCCGAAGTTTGCGGATGATGAGGTTGCCGAATTGCGCCGTATGGCCAATGAGGGTCTAAAGGCGCGTCTTGCGGTGATCCCCCATGCAGTCAGCGTTGAGGACTATCAAAAACGCCTCGATTTTGAGCTGGGCATCATCGAAGGCATGGGGTTCCCCGGCTACTTCCTAATCGTTGCCGACTTTATCCAATGGGCTAAGGACAATAACATTCCGGTAGGGCCGGGGCGGGGCTCGGGTGCGGGCTCGCTGGTGGCCTATGCGCTGACGGTCACCGACCTCGATCCGCTGCGCTATTCGCTGCTGTTCGAGCGTTTCCTTAACCCCGAACGTGTTTCGATGCCCGACTTCGACATCGACTTCTGCATGGACCGCCGTGAAGAGGTGATCCGCTATGTGCAGGAGAAATATGGTCGCGATAAAGTGGGGCAGATCATCACCTTTGGTGCGCTGCTGTCCAAAGCCGCTGTGCGCGACATTGGGCGTGTGTTGCAGATGCCGTATGGGCAGGTGGACCGGCTGTCTAAGATGATCCCGGTCGAAGGCGTAAAGCCCGTCAGCATCGAAAAGGCGTTGGCGGATGAGCCGCGTCTGCGGGAAGAGGCGAAGAACGAAGAAGTTGTCGCACGGCTGCTGAACTACGGCCAGCAGGTCGAAGGGTTGCTGAGAAACGCATCGACCCACGCGGCGGGTGTTGTGATTGGGGATCGGCCGCTCGATCAACTGGTGCCGCTCTACCAAGATCCGCGCTCTGATATGCCGGCGACGCAGTTCAACATGAAATGGGTCGAACAGGCCGGGCTGGTGAAGTTCGACTTTCTGGGTCTGAAAACCCTGACCGTGATCCAAAACGCCGTTGATCAGATCAAAGCGGGCGGGCGGCATCTGCATATTGCTGCTGATGGCACCGAAATCTACCAGCCGCCCGAGGGTCATATCGACGATATCGCCACCATCCCGCTTGATGATAAGGCGACCTACAAGCTCTATTCCAGCGCCAAGACTGTCGCGGTCTTTCAGGTGGAATCCAGCGGCATGATGGATGCGCTCAAGCGCATGAAGCCGACCTGTATCGAAGACATCGTGGCTCTTGTGGCGCTCTACCGGCCCGGCCCGATGGAGAACATCCCGACCTATTGTGAGGTCAAAAACGGCCAGCGCGAATTGGAGTCGGTCCACCCATCAATCGACTACATCCTTGAAGAGACCCAAGGCATCATCGTTTATCAGGAACAGGTGATGCAGATCGCGCAGGTCATGGCGGGTTACAGCCTTGGCGGCGCCGACCTGCTGCGCCGTGCGATGGGTAAAAAGATCGCCGAGGAAATGGCCAAGGAACGCCCCAAGTTCGAAAAGGGCGCGATGGCCAATGGGGTCGATAAGAAGAAAGCGGCGGAGGTTTTCGACCTTCTCGAAAAATTCGCCAACTACGGTTTCAACAAGTCCCACGCGGCGGCCTATGCGGTGGTCAGCTACCAGACGGCTTGGCTAAAGGCGAACCACCCGGTCGAGTTCATGGCCGGGGTGATGAACTGCGATATTCACCTCACCGACAAGCTCGCGGTGTACTTCGAAGAGGTGCGCAAGCGGCTGGAACTGCCGTGGGTGCCGCCTTGTGTGAACCGCTCGGATGCCTCGTTCAAAGTGGTCGACGGCGCGCTCGTCTATGCGCTGGGCGCGCTCAAGAACGTCGGTTTGGAAGCGATGCGCTTGGTGACTGAGGGGCGCAAGGTGGAGGGGGTCGATAAGCCTTTTGCCACGCTTTATGACCTCGCGCGGCGGGTGGACTTGAAACGCGTCGGCAAGCGGCCCTTGGAGATGCTGGTGCGTTCGGGTGCTTTCGATCAGCTCGACAGCAACCGCCGCCGGGTGTTTCAATCGCTCGACGGGTTGGTGAGCTATTCGGCGGCGATCCACGAGCAGAAGGCCAGCAATCAGGTCTCGCTCTTTGGTGAGGCGGGCGATGATCTTCCCGAGCCGCGGATGCTGCCGTGCGATGACTGGCAATCGGCAGAGCGTTTGGCCGAGGAGTTCAAGGCGGTGGGCTTTTACCTCTCAGGTCACCCGCTGGACGACTATATGGTGCCTCTGCGCCGCAAATGGGCGCGGGAGACTGGGTTGCCTTTCCTCACGCTCGATGAGTTGACCGAGAAGGTCAGCACCCGTGGCGCGATGAACGCGCGGCTGGCGGGGGTCGTCGCCGGGCGGCAGGAGCGGAAATCGGCGCGGGGTAACCGCTTTGCCTTTGCGCAGCTGTCGGACACGACCGGCGGTTATGAAGTGACGCTGTTCTCGGACACGCTGGAACTGGCGCGGGAGCATCTCGAAGTCGGCTCGAAAATCGTCATCACCGTTGAGGCGACGATGGAAAGCGACCAGCTCAAGCTGCTGGGCCGGTCGGTTGCGCCGATCGACGCGGCGGTGGCGGATGCGGGCAGCATGGGGCTGCGGGTCTTTATTGACGGGCCGGGGGCGATTCAGGCGGTGGCCGATGTGCTGGACGGTGCGCGCCAAGCGGTCAAGGCGGCGGGCAAAGGGCCGGTGCAGTTCTGCCTGATGGACCCAAGCCTGCCCGGCGAGGTCGAGGTCGATCTGGGCCGCGAATTCCCCGTAACACCGCAGATCAAGGGGGCGATCCGCTCGCTTGACGGGGTGATGGAAGTCGAAGAAATCTAA
- the xdhA gene encoding xanthine dehydrogenase small subunit, which yields MDITFLLNGEVVSLSNVSPTTTLLDWLREDRGLTGTKEGCNEGDCGACSVMITDAQGSRALNGCILFLPQVNGKSVTTVEGMASTDGALHPVQETMIEHHGSQCGFCSPGFVVSMATAHLNGATDHDVQLAGNLCRCTGYAPIIRAAEAAEGTPVPEHLRNLSGKLAKDIPAPAKAEGAPHVQPESSDALAAWYLDNPDATLIAGATDVGLWVTKGFRDLGAVAFLNRCADLRGITEDETGLRIGAMTTLTEVEAKLSPLHPSLGTMLRRYGSTQVRNAATLGGNIANGSPIGDGPPALIALGATLHLRRGDTRREIALEDFFLDYGKQDCAPGEFVEAITIPRQHDTLRCYKLSKRFDQDISAVCGCISITGNGTGILTARIAFGGMAATPKRAAAAEAALIGQPWSEETIRRAMTAMQDDFTPLSDMRASAAYRMESAQNMLLRYFHDANGQTTNVQEVSA from the coding sequence ATGGACATCACTTTTCTTCTTAACGGAGAAGTCGTGTCGCTCTCCAACGTATCCCCGACGACGACACTGCTTGATTGGCTGCGCGAAGACCGTGGCCTGACGGGGACCAAAGAGGGCTGCAATGAGGGCGACTGCGGGGCTTGCTCGGTCATGATTACGGACGCGCAGGGCAGCCGCGCATTGAACGGCTGCATCCTGTTTTTACCGCAGGTGAACGGCAAATCCGTCACCACGGTCGAAGGCATGGCAAGCACCGACGGCGCGCTGCACCCGGTGCAAGAAACGATGATCGAACATCACGGCAGCCAATGCGGGTTCTGTTCGCCCGGTTTTGTCGTCTCAATGGCCACGGCACATCTGAATGGGGCGACGGATCATGACGTGCAACTGGCGGGCAACCTCTGCCGTTGTACTGGCTACGCCCCCATCATCCGCGCCGCCGAGGCTGCCGAAGGCACGCCGGTGCCGGAGCATCTGCGCAACCTATCGGGCAAACTGGCCAAAGACATCCCCGCGCCCGCCAAGGCCGAAGGCGCACCCCATGTGCAGCCCGAAAGCAGCGACGCCCTCGCCGCTTGGTATCTCGACAATCCAGACGCCACACTGATCGCCGGGGCCACCGATGTGGGCCTTTGGGTCACCAAAGGCTTCCGCGACCTCGGCGCTGTGGCCTTCCTCAACCGCTGTGCCGATCTGCGTGGGATCACTGAGGACGAGACCGGTCTGCGCATTGGCGCGATGACCACGTTGACCGAGGTTGAAGCAAAGCTCTCCCCTCTGCACCCCAGCCTCGGCACAATGCTGCGGCGCTATGGTTCCACGCAGGTCCGCAATGCCGCGACCTTGGGCGGCAATATCGCCAATGGCTCGCCCATCGGTGACGGCCCGCCCGCACTGATCGCCCTTGGGGCTACGCTGCACCTACGGCGTGGTGATACGCGGCGTGAGATTGCGCTAGAAGATTTCTTCCTCGACTATGGCAAACAAGACTGTGCGCCGGGCGAATTTGTCGAAGCCATCACCATCCCGCGGCAGCATGACACACTGCGCTGCTACAAACTGTCGAAGCGCTTTGATCAAGACATCTCGGCGGTCTGCGGCTGTATTTCGATTACCGGCAACGGCACCGGAATCCTCACCGCCCGCATCGCCTTTGGTGGCATGGCCGCCACCCCCAAACGTGCCGCTGCAGCTGAGGCCGCACTGATCGGCCAGCCGTGGAGCGAAGAGACGATCCGTCGCGCCATGACGGCAATGCAGGACGACTTCACCCCGCTGTCGGACATGCGCGCCTCTGCCGCCTACCGAATGGAGTCGGCCCAAAACATGCTGCTGCGCTATTTCCACGACGCCAACGGGCAGACCACTAATGTACAGGAGGTCTCGGCATGA